The Streptomyces capitiformicae genome contains the following window.
CCCAGGGGCGGACTTCTACGGGGAGCCGACCCGGCTGCTGGACTACGAGAACAAACGCCCCGGGGAGATTTCGACGTTGATCGAGTGGGCCAGGTGGCTCGCCGTCCTCGGCATCCTCGCGGTCGCCGCCGCCGTCATCGTCACCTGGGTGACGCCCACGAAGTGACAGGACATGCGACGGCGCCTGCCCAGTCGTCCGGTCGGGGACTGGCGGGCAGGCGCCGTCTCGGGGGGTCTGGGGGGCATGCCCCCCAGATAACCCGCCCGTACGCCGTTGTACGGGACGTATGTGGGGCCTGAGGGGATCAGACCATCAGCGAACGGTCCGTGGGGCGGATCGGTGCCGGAAGGTCGCTCGCGCCCGTGAGGAAGCGGTCGCAACCGCGCGCCGCCGAGCGGCCCTCGGCGATCGCCCACACGATGAGCGACTGGCCACGACCCGCGTCACCGGCCACGAACACGCCCGGCACGTTCGTCTGGAAGTCGGCGTCGCGGGCGATGTTGCCGCGCTCGTCGAGCTCCAGGCCGAACTGCTCGACCAGGCCGTTCTCACGGTCCGTGCCCGTGAAGCCCATCGCCAGCGTGACCAGCTGGGCAGGGATCTTGCGCTCCGTGCCCGGCTTCTGCGTGAGCTTGCCGTCGACGAACTCGACCTCGACGAGGTGCAGCCACTGGACGTTGCCGTCCTCGTCTCCCTCGAAGTGGGTGGTGGAGACGGAGTAGACCCGCTCGCCGCCCTCCTCGTGTGCCGAGGTGACCTTGTAGAGCATCGGGAAGGTCGGCCACGGCTGGTGCGGGGCACGGTCCTCGCCCGGCTTGGGCATGATCTCCAGCTGCGTCACCGAGGCCGCGCCCTGGCGGTGGGCCGTGCCCACACAGTCGGCGCCGGTGTCACCGCCGCCGATGACGACGACGTGCTTGCCCTCGGCCGAGATCGGGGAGGTGACGTAGTCGCCCTCCTGGACCTTGTTGGCCAGCGGCAGGTACTCCATGGCCTGGTGGATGCCGGTGAGCTCGCGGCCGGGGACCGGGAGGTCACGCGCGGTCGTGGCCCCCGCGGCGATCACGACGGCGTCGTACCGCTTCTTCAGGTCCGTCGCCTTGAGGTCGCGGCCGATCTCGATGCCCGTACGGAAGCGGGTGCCCTCCGCGCGCATCTGCTCGATACGGCGGTTGATGTGCCGCTTCTCCATCTTGAACTCGGGGATGCCGTAGCGGAGCAGACCGCCGATGCGGTCGGCGCGCTCGTACACGGCGACCGTGTGGCCGGCCCGCGTCAGCTGCTGGGCGGCCGCCAGGCCCGCCGGGCCCGAGCCGATGACCGCGACCGTCTTGCCGGACAGGCGCTCCGGGATCTGCGGTGCGACGTCGCCCGCGTCCCACGCCTTGTCGATGATCGAGACCTCGACGTTCTTGATGGTCACGGCCGGCTGGTTGATGCCGAGCACACACGCCGACTCGCACGGGGCCGGGCACAGGCGGCCCGTGAACTCCGGGAAGTTGTTCGTGGCGTGCAGGCGCTCCGACGCGGCCGCCCAGTCCTCGCGGTAGGCGTAGTCGTTCCACTCCGGGATGAGGTTCCCGAGCGGACAGCCGTTGTGGCAGAACGGGATACCGCAGTCCATGCAGCGCGACGCCTGCTTGCTGATGATCGGCAGCAGGGAGCCGGGGACGTAGACCTCGTTCCAGTCCTTCAGGCGTACGTCGACGGGGCGGGACTTGGCGACCTCACGGCCGTGGTTCAGGAAGCCCTTCGGGTCAGCCATTGATCGCCGCCTCCATCATCTTCTCGGTGATCTCGGTCTCGGAGAGACCCGCTCGCTCGGCGGCGTCCTTGGCGGCGAGCACTGCCTTGTACGTGCTGGGAATGATCTTGCTGAAGCGGGCCACGGCCTCGTCCCACTCCGCGAGCAGCTTCTCGGCGACCGTCGAACCGGTCTCCTCCGCGTGGCGGCGCACCACGTCGTGCAGCCACTGCTTGTCGTCGTCGGAGAGGGCCTCGATGGCGCCCACGTTGCCGACGTTGACGTTGTCGCGGTCGAGGTCGATGACGTACGCGATGCCGCCGGACATACCGGCCGCGAAGTTGCGGCCCGTCTCGCCGAGGACGACCGCGTGACCGCCGGTCATGTACTCGCAGCCGTGGTCGCCCACGCCCTCGGACACCACCAGGGCGCCGGAGTTACGGACACAGAACCGCTCG
Protein-coding sequences here:
- a CDS encoding glutamate synthase subunit beta — translated: MADPKGFLNHGREVAKSRPVDVRLKDWNEVYVPGSLLPIISKQASRCMDCGIPFCHNGCPLGNLIPEWNDYAYREDWAAASERLHATNNFPEFTGRLCPAPCESACVLGINQPAVTIKNVEVSIIDKAWDAGDVAPQIPERLSGKTVAVIGSGPAGLAAAQQLTRAGHTVAVYERADRIGGLLRYGIPEFKMEKRHINRRIEQMRAEGTRFRTGIEIGRDLKATDLKKRYDAVVIAAGATTARDLPVPGRELTGIHQAMEYLPLANKVQEGDYVTSPISAEGKHVVVIGGGDTGADCVGTAHRQGAASVTQLEIMPKPGEDRAPHQPWPTFPMLYKVTSAHEEGGERVYSVSTTHFEGDEDGNVQWLHLVEVEFVDGKLTQKPGTERKIPAQLVTLAMGFTGTDRENGLVEQFGLELDERGNIARDADFQTNVPGVFVAGDAGRGQSLIVWAIAEGRSAARGCDRFLTGASDLPAPIRPTDRSLMV